The DNA sequence TCTGCGCGACAACATGGCGTTTGCGGCAGAACAGCGTGTGCAGCGTCCGCTGTATTATGCATTAGTGGATGAAGTGGATTCGGTGCTGATTGATGAAGCACGTACTCCGCTGATCATTTCCGGTGCTGCCGAAGACAGTTCTGAACTCTATATCAAAATCAATACACTGGTGCCGTTGCTGCAGAAGCAGGATAAAGAAGACTCTGAAGAGTATCAGGGGAACGGCCATTACACCGTCGATGAGAAAGCCCGTCAGGCTTATCTGACTGAAAATGGTCAGATTTTTGTTGAAGGCTGGTTAAAACAGCAGGGTTTAATGGGTGAAGATGACTCTTTATTCTCGGTTGCCAACATTACTTTACTGCATCATGTGAATGCTGCATTACGCGCCAATACCCTGTTTGAGCGTGATGTTGACTACATCGTTAAAGACGATGAAGTGATTATTGTTGATGAACATACGGGCCGTACCATGGCCGGACGTCGCTGGTCTGAAGGTTTGCATCAGGCGATTGAAGCCAAAGAAGGCGCAAAAATCCGTAACGAAAACCAGACCCTGGCTTCTATTACTTTCCAGAACTATTTCCGTTTATACGAAAAACTGGCTGGTATGACCGGGACTGCGGATACTGAAGCATATGAGTTCCAGCAGATCTATGGTCTGGAAACTGTGGTTCTGCCAACCAACCGTCCGATGATCCGTGATGATATGGGCGATCTGGTTTACCTTACCGAACAGGAAAAATACGACGCAATTATTGAGGATATCAAGATCCGTGTCGCTGAACAGCGTCCGGTGCTGGTAGGTACTATCTCTATTGAGAACTCAGAGTTGCTGTCCAATATCCTGACGAAAGAAGGTATTGAACACAAAGTACTGAATGCCAAATTCCACGCTCAGGAAGCGCAAATTGTTGCTCAGGCCGGTCGTCCAAGTGCAGTGACTATCGCTACTAACATGGCGGGTCGTGGTACTGACATCGTGCTGGGTGGTAGCTGGCAGGCTGAAATTGATGCGCTGGAAAATCCGACTGCAGAGCAGATCGCAACCATCAAGAGTGAATGGCAAGTACGTCATGACGCGGTGATCACTTCCGGTGGTCTGCATATTATCGGTACTGAGCGTCATGAATCACGTCGTATTGATAACCAGCTGCGTGGTCGTTCCGGTCGTCAGGGGGATCCGGGTTCATCCCGTTTCTATCTGTCGATGGAAGACAGCCTGATGCGTATTTTCGCGTCTGATCGTGTCAGTGGCATGATGAAAAAACTGGGCATGGAACATGGCGAAGCCATTGAACATCCATGGGTCAGTAAAGCGATTGAAAATGCACAGCGTAAAGTGGAAGGCCGTAACTTCGATATCCGTAAGAACCTGCTGGAATTTGATGACGTAGCCAATGACCAGCGTAAGGTAGTTTACGAACAACGTAATGAACTGCTGGAAAGTGCGGATATTTCAGAAACCATCAAACTGATCCGGACTGACGTGCTTGATCGCGTTATTGATCAATATATTGCGCCGCATTCATTAGATGAAAGCTGGGATATTGCCGGTCTGGAACTGCGTTTGCGCACTGATTTTGCCATTGATCTGCCGATTGCTCAGTGGATCAAGGAAGATGACAAGTTATACGAAGAGAAAATTCGTGAACGTATCATCAGCGAAATCGAAGCCAGCTATGCACATAAAGAAGAGCTGGCCGGACATGACGTTCTGCGTCAGTTTGAAAAATCAGTGATGCTGCAGACGCTGGATAATCTGTGGAAAGAACATCTGGCGGCGATGGATCACCTGCGTCAGGGTATCCATCTGCGTGGTTACGCCCAGAAGAATCCGAAGCAGGAATATAAGCGTGAAGCCTTTGAGTTATTCACTCAGATGTTGGAAGCGCTGAAACAACAGGTGGTGAGTGTTCTGTGCCGTATTCAGGTGCAGGAGCCGGATGTGGACGCCATTGAAGAACAACGCCGTCAGTCAGACTCAGCCCAGGTTCGTACTTACAGCCATGAAGAGATCAATGCGCTGGCTGAGGATGAAGCGGAATCTGTGGATGGTCAGGCGGTGGAACCATTTGTTCGTGATGGTGCCAAAATCGGGCGTAATGATCCTTGCCCTTGTGGGTCAGGCAAAAAATACAAGCACTGCCATGGCAAACTGGATTGATCCATTTTTGCTCATGAAATAATTATACAAGGCGGCTTCGGTCGCCTTTTTGTTAGCAGGAAAAAAGTATGAAGCAAGTGTGGGTCGCAGTCGGGGTTATTTATGATCCTCTGCTGGGATATTTTATCTGCCGCCGGGCAACACATCAGCATCAGGGCGGGAAGTGGGAGTTTCCGGGCGGGAAGGTTGAAGCGGGCGAAACTGTTCAGCAGGCATTAAAAAGGGAATTGCAGGAAGAGATTGGCATTGATGTCAGCGCTGCAGAACCTTTACTGGTGATTGAGCATACCTACAGCGATAAAGCGGTGAAACTCGATGTCTGGCTGGTCACTGCATTTAATGGTACGGCGCAGAGTCTGGAAGGGCTGGAGAATCGCTGGGTTCAGCTAACCGAGCTGGATCAGCTGGATTTTCCGGAAGCGAATTTACCGATTATTGAGGCGTTGAAAACGAGAGCAGGAAATTAATCCTGCTCCAGTAATGCCAGATCTTCTGCTGAGAGTTGTGGTCTGGCGGTATCTGATGATGGGGTGTGTTCTTCACCGGCGATACTGCGTTCTTCGCTGAACCATTCGCCGAGGTCGATCAAACGGCAGCGGTCGCTGCAAAAAGGGCGAAACTGGCTAAGCGGGCTCCACTCGACCGGGGTTCCGCAGGTCGGACAATCAACTTTCAGGCTCATTTCTTACTGACACACATCTGATAGCAACGATGACGCGATTATATCACATCATCCGTGTGACTGGTGTTGTGCTGCTAATTGCAGGTAAGTCTGATGCAAGGCATAAACGGCCTGCTGGCGTTGTGTTGCAGTAACCTCATCCCCGTTTTGAATAACATCATCGGCCAGTGCTAATCGCTGCTGGCGCGGGCATTGCGCGGCGATGATGGCCTTGACCTGCTCTTCAGTCGTGTTATCGCGCAGCATGGTACGCCGGATTTGGGTTGCTTCGTCGATATCGATAACCAGGGTGCGGTGCACCAGTGATTGCAGGTGATTTTCAAATAACAGCGGTACCATCAGAATGCAGTAGGGGCCCTGAGCTTGCTGACATTGCTGCACCATGCGCTGGCGGATCAGCGGGTGCAGCAGATTGTTCAGCCATTCTCTGGCTGCCGGGTCAGCAAATATTTTTTCCCGCACCTGACGGCGATCCAGTGTGCCGTCAGGCTGTATGACTTCCGGACCAAAATGCTGAGTGATAGCAGTTAAGGCTGGTTCACCGGGCTGTACCACGTCGCGGGCGGTCTGGTCGGCATCGATGCAGGGAACTCCCAGCGCACTGAAATGCTCAGCGATAGTGGATTTACCGCTGCCAATGCCGCCGGTGAGTCCGATGATAAACATCAGCTGAGCAAGCCCAGATACCAGTTGGTTAACTGTTCACCCCAGAGTAAGGCGATCCAGCCGGCAATGGCCAGATAGGGGCCGAACGGCATTGGTTTGCTCTGCTGATGACGTCGCATAACCACCAGTGTGATACCCAGTATTGCGCCGACGCAGGAGGAGAGGATCAGGATGAGAGGCAGCGATTGCCAGCCCAGCCAGGCACCGAGTGCGGCGAGTAATTTGAAATCGCCATAGCCCATGCCTTCTTTACCGGTGAGCAGTTTGA is a window from the Tolumonas auensis DSM 9187 genome containing:
- the secA gene encoding preprotein translocase subunit SecA produces the protein MITKLFTKIIGSRNDRTVKALKKIVKQINELEPQFASLADVDLQAKTVEFRQRLEKGEELDSLLPEAFATVREASKRVFAMRHFDVQMMGGIVLNNNQIAEMKTGEGKTLTATLPAYLNALTGQGVHIVTVNDYLARRDAEWSRPLFAFLGMTVGCNLSGMSHEEKQAAYACDITYGTNNEFGFDYLRDNMAFAAEQRVQRPLYYALVDEVDSVLIDEARTPLIISGAAEDSSELYIKINTLVPLLQKQDKEDSEEYQGNGHYTVDEKARQAYLTENGQIFVEGWLKQQGLMGEDDSLFSVANITLLHHVNAALRANTLFERDVDYIVKDDEVIIVDEHTGRTMAGRRWSEGLHQAIEAKEGAKIRNENQTLASITFQNYFRLYEKLAGMTGTADTEAYEFQQIYGLETVVLPTNRPMIRDDMGDLVYLTEQEKYDAIIEDIKIRVAEQRPVLVGTISIENSELLSNILTKEGIEHKVLNAKFHAQEAQIVAQAGRPSAVTIATNMAGRGTDIVLGGSWQAEIDALENPTAEQIATIKSEWQVRHDAVITSGGLHIIGTERHESRRIDNQLRGRSGRQGDPGSSRFYLSMEDSLMRIFASDRVSGMMKKLGMEHGEAIEHPWVSKAIENAQRKVEGRNFDIRKNLLEFDDVANDQRKVVYEQRNELLESADISETIKLIRTDVLDRVIDQYIAPHSLDESWDIAGLELRLRTDFAIDLPIAQWIKEDDKLYEEKIRERIISEIEASYAHKEELAGHDVLRQFEKSVMLQTLDNLWKEHLAAMDHLRQGIHLRGYAQKNPKQEYKREAFELFTQMLEALKQQVVSVLCRIQVQEPDVDAIEEQRRQSDSAQVRTYSHEEINALAEDEAESVDGQAVEPFVRDGAKIGRNDPCPCGSGKKYKHCHGKLD
- the mutT gene encoding 8-oxo-dGTP diphosphatase MutT — its product is MKQVWVAVGVIYDPLLGYFICRRATHQHQGGKWEFPGGKVEAGETVQQALKRELQEEIGIDVSAAEPLLVIEHTYSDKAVKLDVWLVTAFNGTAQSLEGLENRWVQLTELDQLDFPEANLPIIEALKTRAGN
- the yacG gene encoding DNA gyrase inhibitor YacG codes for the protein MSLKVDCPTCGTPVEWSPLSQFRPFCSDRCRLIDLGEWFSEERSIAGEEHTPSSDTARPQLSAEDLALLEQD
- the coaE gene encoding dephospho-CoA kinase (Dephospho-CoA kinase (CoaE) performs the final step in coenzyme A biosynthesis.) is translated as MFIIGLTGGIGSGKSTIAEHFSALGVPCIDADQTARDVVQPGEPALTAITQHFGPEVIQPDGTLDRRQVREKIFADPAAREWLNNLLHPLIRQRMVQQCQQAQGPYCILMVPLLFENHLQSLVHRTLVIDIDEATQIRRTMLRDNTTEEQVKAIIAAQCPRQQRLALADDVIQNGDEVTATQRQQAVYALHQTYLQLAAQHQSHG